From Octopus sinensis linkage group LG14, ASM634580v1, whole genome shotgun sequence:
TATTAACCAatgtgttctttctttatttaagatggtaggttataatttgagggagatttggctgctattttttatTAACAAGCTGAGTTAACTACTGCCAACAAGTTGACTATATTGTGGTCCCTTGTTAGCAGAAGAATTGGTGATGTCAACTGTGAGTGTGGACAAGGTAGATTTAGCCATGATGTCATAGTTATTGCTCTTTTGTGTTCTTGGTGGTGTGTGTACCCCAGAACAGTGCACAGGGTACACATACCCTAATGATGGGGCTAGTTTTGTGTCTGTGGGATTGAGTGGAAGAAATAACgtcttgttttcttcttactggGTCGTCTTTTATGTGCtgtgaatgttgtgtgtgtggtggaggagTGGGGGGGGCTGTTTGTAACTTCTAAGAGCTTTctcttcagtgtgtgtgtttgttggttcTGTTGCTGTTATCTGATATTATTGGTTATAAGGAAGCTAGATTTGGTTGATGATGTCCAATAGTTGTGTAACACATCACACATATGTGGTTACATAaacattaccacacacacacaacacaaaagcTTAAGTAAACACTCTCTTTTATCATTCCCTAAATTGCTCGTTGTTTGTCTACATCTTTAAACAAACAACCATGACCCAATACAGTCACTGCTGAAATGGCAtccataccaccaccaacacaacgcTACCACCTGTGCCACCAACACTAACTTCGATTTACCATTCCATTCCAGATCCTTCTAAATGCTGGTGCCAACGTGAATCTAGCTGACCGCAATGATTGTACACCTCTCTACAAGGCAGCCTATCATGGTCGTCCTCACTTGGTAGATATCCTAGTTCAGGCTGGTGCTGATATTAATCGTGCTGATAAAGACGGACAGACACCACTCTATATCTGTGTACAGAATGCCATCGTGCATTCTAGCTTTGCTACTGTACAGAAATTACTCACTGCCGGTGCCTCTCTTGATAAGTGAGTACATGACTTTCATGATCAACattatctctctgtttctctttctaccgctctctttctctctctctctctctgtatgtatatatgtgtgtataaatatatatatatatatatattcaaaatgtgaccacgtgtgtaccgttggcgatttttttttcctgtcttcccttccttggatctttccttttcctatgtttctgatgaagagctccgctcaaaacgttaaatcctccttctttctttcctttcctgagcgtccaataacactatacttgttccacgtcctcgcgttgttgtgttttcatgttgggattaactatatatatatatgtatatatatatatatatatatatatatattatatatatatataatatatatatatatatgtatatatatataaaacagaaaactggagaatttttggtgttatttattctgtattacacatgtttcattaacAATGAGAACTAAATAGGTACACATGTAGAAAAACATGTCAGACATCTCCTATTACTAATTCATCAGAGTGAGAATTATGCAGATATGCTTCACGATGACACAGCTTGCATTATAACCCTatctacattctatatatatatatttatatcttttagatTTGTTAATGGGAAATGTTgggaatatgcaaataaagctcctattccattatgccAGACACAGTCCAAATGATGTTGACTGGTGAACGAGTTTTGGGGATTGCACTGAACTGTACTGATGACCGCAGATACTATGGgctacactgtaatcatcccaggaatacggactCTGATCTTAAGAGTCATgtaatttgtggaaacgcgcgtagcaatgcattaaatgtttataaattccatccatggattgttactattatatatatatatatatatatataggcgcaggagtggctgtattgtaagtagcttgcttaccaaccacctggttctgggttcagttccactgcatggcaccttgggtaagtgtcttctactatagcctcgagctgaccaaagccttgtgagtggatttggtagacagaaactgaaagaagcctttcattttcattatatatatatatatatatatatatgagtgactgtatggtaagtagcttgcttatcaaccacatggttccgggttcagtcccactgcgtggcaccttgggcaaatgtcttctactatagcctcgggccaaccaaagccttgtgagtagatttggtggacggaaactgaaagaagcccgtcgtatatatgtatatgtttgtgtgtctgtttgtccctctgacattgcttgacaaccgatgctggtgtgtttacactgtaacgtagcagttcggcaaaagagatcaatagaataagtactaggcttacaaagaataagtcctaggatagatttgctcaactaaaggcgctgctccagcatggccacagtcaaatgactgtagcaagtgaaagaaaatacacacacacatactagttgAAGAAGTCAATAGATCAAATTTGAATAACCAGTCAACTTGATCTTCAAAATAAATTTGACTTTGCACTCGCTATAGAGTCACTCCATTGTTattcttaataataatctttacaaTAATAATCCTACTTCAATGTGGTTATGTATATTAGAgtgaaaccactatgtggacatccttatactagaaatagatctgctatggtcttactactaagaaatgttctcaagaaaaatttagcaaaacaaccaaaacgtaatcgagcaagacaaaagaaaaagcaataaaaatatggattgttttgctaaattttttttgagaacatttcttagagGTAAGATCATagcagatctatttctagcataagggtgtccacatagtggtttccctctaatatgtatataatacaattttactgaaccttcagtttttttttatatgctagaccactggtgtgaaatcgatgttaattaaattaatatctaatttctcatatTTGAATTGTTGCcaattttttttcccctgtcttccttttcaattggactttcctctgtctcatGTTTCccaagaagagctttgctcgaaatgtaaaaccatctttctctccttccttgagcgtctgccaatactttacatgtaccacatccttgcgttgttgtttttttgtgtttgttctttgtttttttgggatttatacacacacacacaacacacaaacctcTCTTTCTGTTTGAATTGTACTGTCTTTCTCTATTAATATTCCCCTGCATACATGTCTATACGAACTTGTTACTCTGTGAACTACACTCTGATccctatatatttctctctctctctctctctctctctctctctctcttttattaacCTCCCTGTTTGTATATTGCAGATGTGACAATTCTGGCAAGTCCCCACTGAATGTGGCTGCCCACTGGAAGTTAAAGGACATGATAAGTATCCTACTGACTGCGCACAGTGATGTGAACATGACTGATAAACGGGGCCACACCCCGCTCTATGTGTGTGTCAGCTCGTTGAGCACCGGCCTCTACAAGGAAGACCTTAAATACCAAGTGCCCTGCATCAAGGTGTTGTATTGTGCTGGCTGTGACATGCTCAATCTCGTTGACTGGCTGAAATGGAAAGGTCCCGGCATCCCTCCTGAGCTGCTGTCTGACAAGGGTGATGAAGCATTCTTTGAGTGGTACACCACCAGCATACGGTCGCCGCACTCCCTCTGCAACTTGTGCCGTAAGGTGATTCAACAGACTCTGTGTGCAAATAATTCCTCGCAGGACTACATGAAGCTTGTATCAACTTTACCACTGCCTCACAAACTGCGTGTCTACCTGTCTCGCAAAATGTTTCACTTGCCCACATCCTGATAAAGATGACTGATTCTATGTatgggagagaaggaaggagtgagtgagagagagagagagagagagagagagagagagagagagagagggatgttaGGTGGAATGGTGTAGAGATGAGCAGCAGTGGTTCAGGGGTTatttctgtggtggtggtggtggtggtggtggtggtggtggtggtggcagtggtggtggcggcggtgagctggcagaaacgttagcacgctgggcaaaatgcgtagccatattttgtctgccattacgttctgagttcaaattccgctgaggtcgactttgcctttcatcctttcagggtcgataaattaagtaccagttacgcactggggtcgatgtaatcgacttaatccgtttgtttgtcccctctgtgtgtagccccctgtgggtaataaagaaataaagaaatcggTGGTTGGGGATGGTTGTAAGGATTTGGAGCTAAGAACTTGGAAAGTAGGGGTTTAATGATGGGGAGAGATAATCTGGGGGCTGAATCAAGCagattcctttttgttttttatttgcatAAATCCCTACTCATAGActgacaccagcaccaccaacaccaccacttacCTCATATACACTCTTACCACCCCTACTACTAAATTACTTtcacacacaccaccactaccaccacactatAACACACCCCTGCCACACTGATGCCATCACCACTGCCTCCCCCATCATGTATGTTGTTCCACTTTTagttgtattttttaaaactgcATATAAAGTGAAAAATGTCAACCCACCCCCATGCCCTAGTTGAGGACATGTTCCTGCACACATTGATGATGCAGTCATTGCAGTTTTTGTTGCTGTCCTTcattctgtccttatttgtctacTCACTGCACTCATTGTTAGTGTAATAACTGTGGCCCCTTTTGGTTAGTCATTCTAATCAGACTGCCGCCCACCATACAAATGCCATGCATTGTCCAATCTTCAAAATGACAAGGTACTCAATACTTCTTCAGTGCCACAGACTTCTGCTCTTTGCCCTCTTTAAACTTGAGGCAACTTTCACGTGAAGAGGGAGTTTCTTTGTAATGTCTTGACCTGGTCAATGTAGCAGTCAAGTTCCCTGCTCTCTTTAAAATGTTAGGACCACATGAGACAGGAAGTTTCTTTGTAGTGTCTTGACTTGCTTAATAACAAACTTCCTGATGCTAGCTTTTAAATAGGAGCCAAACAATTCAGCATAGCTGCTCCCTACTATCTTTAAAAGCAGCAAACTTATTCAAATCCTAAATCCAGGACAACATTCCTCAATCAGGAGGATTAAAACCTTCATCCACTTACCAATGTCTGTGCCCAGGGGTGCACTGATCAGAGCAGCCCCATCAATAACAGTATGACCGAACTATTCCCCCACCCCTCCTTCCACACAAAAATCGAACCACTGCAAGGTTTGAATTTTGTTACAGTGCAAAGCTCTGAATCAAAGCCCCAAATTGTACTGGCTCTGCCATCACTCAAAATTGTCATTTGTTAGGTGTGTGGGTTTGACTGGAGAGGAGTTGAAAGAAAACCTAATGTTTCCCTGCGAGGCCCAACATCCTGGGTTTTAGAATGAGAGATTCTGATCTGTCTCCCTATTcaactattttttatttcatgtatgtGTTGACCACAGAATGTCtagaaaaacactttattttattattttatttcaaggcCCA
This genomic window contains:
- the LOC115219038 gene encoding serine/threonine-protein phosphatase 6 regulatory ankyrin repeat subunit B isoform X1; protein product: MIQMKMMSCVQSPDLKEDAQDHSGNPEPRGTDTTLTPMMTSSEFLLNYDLQAMGNSKWSKNEAAVLGMPQRERQLHLAVMGNERETVRNLILEGADINYPWSNPTVPSVKDSTTPLLAAVSLNHVDITMILLNAGANVNLADRNDCTPLYKAAYHGRPHLVDILVQAGADINRADKDGQTPLYICVQNAIVHSSFATVQKLLTAGASLDKCDNSGKSPLNVAAHWKLKDMISILLTAHSDVNMTDKRGHTPLYVCVSSLSTGLYKEDLKYQVPCIKVLYCAGCDMLNLVDWLKWKGPGIPPELLSDKGDEAFFEWYTTSIRSPHSLCNLCRKVIQQTLCANNSSQDYMKLVSTLPLPHKLRVYLSRKMFHLPTS
- the LOC115219038 gene encoding serine/threonine-protein phosphatase 6 regulatory ankyrin repeat subunit B isoform X4; protein product: MGNSKWSKNEAAVLGMPQRERQLHLAVMGNERETVRNLILEGADINYPWSNPTVPSVKDSTTPLLAAVSLNHVDITMILLNAGANVNLADRNDCTPLYKAAYHGRPHLVDILVQAGADINRADKDGQTPLYICVQNAIVHSSFATVQKLLTAGASLDKCDNSGKSPLNVAAHWKLKDMISILLTAHSDVNMTDKRGHTPLYVCVSSLSTGLYKEDLKYQVPCIKVLYCAGCDMLNLVDWLKWKGPGIPPELLSDKGDEAFFEWYTTSIRSPHSLCNLCRKVIQQTLCANNSSQDYMKLVSTLPLPHKLRVYLSRKMFHLPTS
- the LOC115219038 gene encoding serine/threonine-protein phosphatase 6 regulatory ankyrin repeat subunit B isoform X3 → MDLTKMWCGFPISKCCPLTPVCRCVSQLRSVYTWTISKAMGNSKWSKNEAAVLGMPQRERQLHLAVMGNERETVRNLILEGADINYPWSNPTVPSVKDSTTPLLAAVSLNHVDITMILLNAGANVNLADRNDCTPLYKAAYHGRPHLVDILVQAGADINRADKDGQTPLYICVQNAIVHSSFATVQKLLTAGASLDKCDNSGKSPLNVAAHWKLKDMISILLTAHSDVNMTDKRGHTPLYVCVSSLSTGLYKEDLKYQVPCIKVLYCAGCDMLNLVDWLKWKGPGIPPELLSDKGDEAFFEWYTTSIRSPHSLCNLCRKVIQQTLCANNSSQDYMKLVSTLPLPHKLRVYLSRKMFHLPTS
- the LOC115219038 gene encoding serine/threonine-protein phosphatase 6 regulatory ankyrin repeat subunit B isoform X2, with amino-acid sequence MKMMSCVQSPDLKEDAQDHSGNPEPRGTDTTLTPMMTSSEFLLNYDLQAMGNSKWSKNEAAVLGMPQRERQLHLAVMGNERETVRNLILEGADINYPWSNPTVPSVKDSTTPLLAAVSLNHVDITMILLNAGANVNLADRNDCTPLYKAAYHGRPHLVDILVQAGADINRADKDGQTPLYICVQNAIVHSSFATVQKLLTAGASLDKCDNSGKSPLNVAAHWKLKDMISILLTAHSDVNMTDKRGHTPLYVCVSSLSTGLYKEDLKYQVPCIKVLYCAGCDMLNLVDWLKWKGPGIPPELLSDKGDEAFFEWYTTSIRSPHSLCNLCRKVIQQTLCANNSSQDYMKLVSTLPLPHKLRVYLSRKMFHLPTS